The proteins below come from a single Tachypleus tridentatus isolate NWPU-2018 chromosome 13, ASM421037v1, whole genome shotgun sequence genomic window:
- the LOC143240664 gene encoding uncharacterized protein LOC143240664 isoform X1: MKCVQLSGAQKRKLAKKNQQKAYNLVTKTGKLTNFFTQLTQRDLPNQNPSPLSEVTCTASDFNKIEVEPSSTSTSTTLSTSRSEHYDDVEVSQAGSTGTSLTTLLMMWLIELLVDPLIVNTTMGLLTILVGHSIVANQRVTVRRNFYLG; the protein is encoded by the coding sequence atgaaatgtgttcaattaagtggtgcacaaaagagaaaactggcaaaaaagaaccaacaaaaggcttatAATTTAGTgaccaagactggaaagctgactaattttttcactcaacttacacaacgtgatcttccaaatcaaaacccatctccgctatcagaagtcacttgtactgcatctgactttaacaagattgaagttgaaccaagctccacatctacaagtaccactttgtccacttcaaggtcagaacattatgatgacgttgaggtgtcacaggctggctcaactggcacaagtctcacaactttgttgatgatgtggcttattgaATTACTTGTGGACCCACTGATTGTCAACACTACAATGGGCCTTTTGACAATTCTTGTCGGACATTCAATAGTGGCAAACCAACGAGTTACTGTTCGCAGAAACTTTTATTTGGGGTAA